A single window of Pyxicephalus adspersus chromosome 10, UCB_Pads_2.0, whole genome shotgun sequence DNA harbors:
- the SPADH gene encoding CUB domain-containing protein isoform X2, translated as MKNLAPVTVADTFPDKCGEVLTDHTGVISNLFYPPNFWCEWIIKAEPGKVVELSFTYIKMIPELNCPWGAVTIYDGYQGDNNKLARICKDTTKKFYSTSSVMTVLFVTDSDISGDKFEARYTIL; from the exons ATGAAGAACCTAGCCCCTGTGACAG ttgcTGATACTTTTCCTG ATAAATGTGGGGAAGTATTGACTGACCATACAGGAGTCATATCTAATCTATTTTACCCACCTAACTTTTGGTGTGAATGGATAATCAAAGCAGAACCAGGAAAAGTTGTAGAGCTCAGTTTCACCTATATAAA AATGATTCCTGAGTTGAATTGTCCTTGGGGTGCTGTGACAATATATGATGGATATCAGGGGGACAACAATAAACTTGCGAGGATCTGCAAAGACACCACCAAAAAATTCTATTCTACTTCTTCAGTAATGACAGTTTTGTTCGTGACTGATTCCGATATCTCTGGCGATAAATTTGAAGCTCGTTatactattctttaa
- the SPADH gene encoding CUB domain-containing protein isoform X1, with protein sequence METIPALALCLMLGMMSLAPVTVADTFPDKCGEVLTDHTGVISNLFYPPNFWCEWIIKAEPGKVVELSFTYIKMIPELNCPWGAVTIYDGYQGDNNKLARICKDTTKKFYSTSSVMTVLFVTDSDISGDKFEARYTIL encoded by the exons ATGGAGACAATCCCGGCTCTTGCATTATGTCTTATGCTTGGTATGATGAGCCTAGCCCCTGTGACAG ttgcTGATACTTTTCCTG ATAAATGTGGGGAAGTATTGACTGACCATACAGGAGTCATATCTAATCTATTTTACCCACCTAACTTTTGGTGTGAATGGATAATCAAAGCAGAACCAGGAAAAGTTGTAGAGCTCAGTTTCACCTATATAAA AATGATTCCTGAGTTGAATTGTCCTTGGGGTGCTGTGACAATATATGATGGATATCAGGGGGACAACAATAAACTTGCGAGGATCTGCAAAGACACCACCAAAAAATTCTATTCTACTTCTTCAGTAATGACAGTTTTGTTCGTGACTGATTCCGATATCTCTGGCGATAAATTTGAAGCTCGTTatactattctttaa